The following coding sequences lie in one Plasmodium berghei ANKA genome assembly, chromosome: 7 genomic window:
- a CDS encoding BIR protein, with amino-acid sequence MDYKLCGRFRTLRAFFPDESDKSTDYDFHNNGSIRNYCPNGDSGNTKECKTDLDKINAACLWLFEQIIINNIDSLSKEKSEVFIIYIMIWLSYMLNLKNVNNIKSLKDFYTNHIKNNTHYTTCNKSDNDCSNSLKNKTGYNNFKEIIEANKCFMSINITDMSKFYGAFKSLCEMYSAFDGNTLNCTKNLNHANEFVKKYKELSGDSSITENSSCNQVLSTLSTDYNNLKNKCNDAQGSNFPTLSEVNTPQITTKGTEQASVTNSAQNSNVTSSSSSIVSKVIPVLSIFAAIPIFLGISYKYSLFGFRKKVQKHLREKLKK; translated from the exons atGGATTATAAGCTg TGTGGAAGGTTTCGTACATTAAGAGCATTTTTTCCCGATGAATCAGACAAATCTACAGATTATgattttcataataatgGGAGTATTAGGAATTATTGCCCTAATGGAGATTCAGGAAACACTAAAGAATGTAAGACGGATttagataaaataaatgctGCATGCTTATGGTTGTTCGagcaaattattattaataatattgatagTTTAAGTAAAGAAAAATCTGAAgtgtttattatatatattatgatatgGTTAAGTTATATGTTAAACCTAAAGaatgttaataatatcaAAAGCCTAAAAGATTTTTATActaatcatataaaaaataatacgcATTATACAACTTGTAATAAATCTGATAATGATTGTAGcaattcattaaaaaataaaacgggatataataattttaaggAAATCATAGAAGCAAACAAATGTTTTATGAGTATTAATATTACAGACATGTCTAAATTTTATGGTGCATTTAAATCATTATGTGAAATGTATTCTGCATTTGATGGAAACACGTTAAATTGCACGAAAAATTTGAATCATGCTAATgaatttgttaaaaaatataaagagcTTAGTGGCGATTCTAGTATTACTGAAAACAGTTCATGTAATCAAGTATTGTCTACATTATCAActgattataataatttaaaaaataaatgtaatgATGCTCAAGGTAGCAATTTTCCAACCCTTTCAGAGGTAAACACACCACAAATTACTACAAAAGGTACTGAACAAGCTTCTGTAACTAATTCTGCACAAAATTCTAATGTTACATCATCAAGTTCGTCGATAGTAAGCAAAGTAATTCCAGTTTTATCGATATTTGCTGCAATACCTATTTTTTTGGGAATTTCTTATAAG tattcGTTATTTGGATTTCGGAAAAAAGTTCAAAAACATTTAAGAGAAaagctaaaaaaataa